A region of the Primulina eburnea isolate SZY01 chromosome 7, ASM2296580v1, whole genome shotgun sequence genome:
TAACACAATATGAAACCAATGAAGGTTTCTTCAGCAAGTCGCGCTAAGATTATTCATGGTAATTTGATTCAGACAGGAGAAAGGCAATGCGTTTTGCATAATGGCTGGTGAAACGGGTGCCTCTTTTATTTGCTCGCAGACATCTAAACCATTGCATAAGTGGAAGACCCGCCTCACATGCTGACCATAAGGATCAAACAAGGTGCATGTGCTAAGATAAGCATAACCAGAAACATCCAAATGACACtaaaaaagaagaaaacaatggtctgtgtttccatctagtacacaaattttagaaaataaaaaatgatcAAATTCTCAATTCCGTCGAAGCTAGGGATTCGGAATCACATGAAGGCCCCTGTCTTCTATCAGTGTTCGGGTATCACCTACGTGAAACTTGGGCCCTCAACGTGTGCCTAGGATTTTTGATAGGAAAGTTCTGGGAATTTGCGAAAGAGAAAATGTAATTGGTGAAAATAAGTATACCTGAACTACGAAACCGGTATCCAGCATCCAATTTACTGGAATTTGAAACACTTTGTATCGCTTGGTGGCAGATTCCCTCACTCTTGAAAGATTATGAACCCCATGCTCCAATCTTTCCAAAACAAGTATTGTAATTAAGGGGAAAATGATTTTAGAAGATCGATAATCATAAGTTTTCGTTtgaaaatgaaattaaaaaaattcaaatcttAGTAAAAACTTCATACTTATCAAACAAGGACTGCATTTTCTTGAGAGCATGGAAACAAGGCTGTCCAGGAGCAGCATGAAAAGCCGAGGCTTCAGATTCCATCTTCTTTAAATCACAATAACCAAAAGCCGCTTCTCTTAGAGCATCAGCCTTCTGTTCAGGCCAACCAAAGTGCTTCAAAACTGCCCTTTCATCAACCTATATAACTCTCGAATTCATTTTACTATCATGTACCGAAAGCTAGAATACATTGAACGAAAATAAAACTTCTTCAGGTTACCAAGTAAGAGAGTTCATCATCAAGCCATTTAACAAACGGCACAACATCTTCGATGTCAGCAAATGCTGCACATTCAACTTCTTTAATTAAGAACCTAATGAAATCTCCTTGTGTTTCTACATCCGTCTTAATCTGTAATTAAGATAATCCAGAACCAGGAAATCGTTAACAGATGATATTCCTATTCCAGTATAGAATAAACATAGACTATGTGGTCCAACAATTGGCTCATCTATAAAAAGAGTAGAATTTGTTCCAGACGCGATCCCATAGCATATTgtagaattcaactctgataaAACATCGAACATGTTATAGAAACTTTAACTGCAATTTAAGACCAATTTTGATATCTAATCTAAACATTGCAAAGGCAACACTACTAAGGAGCAAAGAGCTCGTTCAACTTTTGACTCAAGTTTGATTCGAGTAACACGGTATACTACTTAGTTTAACAACAGTGATGGTTAATATTTTAGTGAATCTCAGTTAGAATTGGTACTGGCTGATGCTTGAACAAACGGAGCTCTGACATTGAACCTGCTAACATTAATATGTTTACGCAAACTTTATGAACAAAGTTGTGGCTAACCAAAAGGTTCACACGGAATTAAATTAGCCAGACCAAGTAGCACAAGCTACGGGTAACATTAAATGACATAAATGGCCACATGGTTTCATTAAATTTACAACTTTCTGCATTTCCAATTTGGATTACGAATCGAGAGCCTGTTTTATCttgcaagaaaataaaaatatcccAAGAAAAAAGGGCACCAGAAAAAGAGACAAGAACAATACAATTTATGCGACAAGACGGAATAAGTCAGTGGCAATATCAGTAAATAAACCGTCAAACCATGACCAAAAATGGAAAAAGAAAGAAACTTACAGCAAGCAAATGGGCGGACCGGTTCTCGATCTCTCCTATCATATCCTTCGTCGTCGCCCCCGCCGCTAACCCATCAGCGGGTCCGCCGCCAGCATCCCGACGTGTGTTCGATTCCCTCCGCATCAGAGAGTGGTAAAACTCCACAACCTCTGGGATTCTCCTCACCTTCTCGGGTGCCTTCCTCAGACCCCTGGCAggcggaggtggaggaggaggtggtggcaCAGTTTTGTGACGAATAGGTGGAGGGGGAGGCGGTGGTGGAGGAGGAATGCAGTAAATCTCCGGCAATGCTCGGTCTGCTGAATCAGATAAAGAACCGCAAGAAGGGGAAGACACAGACGATGATATCGCAGAGGTGGACGTTGAAGATATCGAAGACAAAAGCGCAGAGGATGGCCTCGGAGGCGGCTTAGGAACACGCGGAGCACGAGATCTTGAACCTATTAATCCATCCGAAGTCTCAGGGATTTCCTCGGAGTTGCACCAAGAATGTCTTGGCCTTTCGGTGATCTCCTCTCCCACACCTACGAATTCATCTTTCTTTACAATTTCAGTCTCGATGTTCGCATGCACACTCATTCCACTTTCGAAAAAATTGCCCAACACATGATTTTGTGTCTTGCATTTTCTCAATGACTTCACGGTTACACACGACTTGTAATTATTTGTTACATCAATGAGTTTCGTAGTGGTCAAAGAAGACGACGCCTCCTCTCGCTCTCGTTGGTTCTCGGCAACAGCTATCTTTATATCAGCTAACTCAGCCTGCATGCATTTGATTTTTTCCGTGTATTTGTGATTATGTTTCGCAAGCTCCATGTGTAAAAACTCATTCTCGGCTCTTAGCCTCTCGTTTTCCGATTCCAAGCATTCGATCATCGCTTTGGACCGTCTGATTTCCAAATCCTTACTCGAAATCTCGTTCTCAAGAACTGGAACAATGGCGACGGACTCCTTGAGCAGTTTCTGCTCCAATATCTCTGTTCTCAAACGGGACTCTTTCTCTCGCAGCTCTTCAATGGCGCGGAGGAGCTCGTCTTCGGAGTGTAGACGGGGTTGAACCTGGGCGGAGGCGCGTGGGAAATAAACACCAAAAGAGCGTGAGAACCCTGCGCCGGCCGGTACCGACCCTTTCTGCAATTTCTGTTTGTTAGCTGAACTTGGTGGCGATAACAATGGCGGTTTTTGCGACAAATCTGGTTTTGGCTTAGAATTTGGTGGCAAACCCATCGCCGCTTTCACTTTCCCAGCAACCATCGTAGAGATTTCAAGAAAACTCAGAGCTCTCCTTATCGTTCACCAAACGTTTGACTGTTTATCGTTCCCAAAACTGGATAGAAAGACAGTatagaaagaaagaaaagatcTAAGTTTGAGTAAAGTATAAAGTATATAGGCCGTGTGTGTTTTTCGTGAGCTCCCATATCGAAGAACCGCCTTCCTTCGCGCATCCACTCTCTGTCTCACTCTCATACAAAGAAGACAAATATTATTCAatctaacttttttttttctttttagatTCATGTGTTTTTTCCCTAGCTATACGCCTCTAccctatatttatttatttatttattattattattattattattattattattattattattattattagttcaGTTATTTTAAgggtaataatttttaaattttttatgtatttttacaTTTGAAAtccaatcaaaatatttaaaattaacatTTTGTGAACTggttttttaaacttttattaGCAAAATCGTTTGCATAAACTATTTTGAAATCCAAAATTTCTTGacaaaatctattaaatttaaaagttaaaGTGTCTTTCTAACGGTCGCTTAATACTCAAGGCAAAGATCTTTGATTATTCTACACAAAACCTTTTCGGGAAATTTCTTGAATTTAAGGAGGGCGAATTGTTTGAAATGAATTTGGATGACTTAGTATCCAACCCATATCTTTTTATGCGAATGATGTTATTTACCTATTATATGAGATGCTTGACAAGTGAGTAAAAATTCACCAAcctttttatgtaaaaataaatatataaatatcacatgcaattttttttattctaaatTTTTATGGTTAGCACCAGGTTCAATTTTTAGGTGTGGGGGATTGGAGTTCTATTAAATATCATGGCTGAGATATCACTTTCGAGTATAAGCACCTAAGCAACACGAATGTGACCACTAACTAATCCTTCCCTTCTTATCATATTTGAGTAGATTTCTTataagacgatctcacgaatctttatttgtgagacgagacAATCAGTTATTCAAGGAGCTATATCATTTTCTAATAAGTGTttctatattataaatataattttatttctgaattGTAACAtacaaataatatttcattttacTCTAATTTGACttgaaataatttatatataatatatattgttgTCTATAAATTTTGTTCTTTGTTCTGAATTCTCCTAGAAGGAAATTTCCATTGTCTCAGGAACAACACAGTGGGTGCGCTATTTATTTAAGGAACGCGAAATTGCGATCGGAACAAAAACATATTCCAACATATGTTTCTATATatgtcaaaataataatatttatttcataaaattgactCGTGAAAACAACTAACATATTTTTTTGTATAAATATTATGCTTGGGTTCTCAATCTCTTAGCATCATTAAAATGAAATCCGACAATATCTTACCAAATGGATTTAATTGGGGCATGAGAAAGAAGCAatgataatttcaaatatccaCCAATTAGTCATGACAATAAATCTACTGCTTCAATAATATTAACCTTGAATATCTTAAAAAACTCGATCCCAAatctattttatatattttcgtGTGGAAAAAAGTGAGCAAGAAACACAAAATAAGGAGATAATGTGATGGGATCATGGGATGTGTCTGGAATGGCATGAAAGGAATGTGACATATGGGGATCGAAGAAGCTAATTATGTGAATAAAATGAAAAAGAGTTTACAGCACAGGATGACCATCCATGGCTTTTAATTTCTGCCACACATTTATCATTTATTCCTACACACCAAACTTGTGTCTTTCTCCGACGCCCCATTCCAGCCGCTGCAGACCCGTGAACTGCACCGTAGCTAGAACTATATTTACCTCACTCCCTAGGGCTGCCATACGTACAAGTAAACTGGATTATTTTTTCGGGATCGAGAAataatagttttttttaaaaaaaaaattacaattttagttatttatgtTTGTGTTTGtgtaattttgattttttatgtTATTGAAATTGAGTCGTAGTTATGTATCTTTCGTTTTTACGGTTCTACTCATTTTCATCAAATGTGCTTAACTGACGCTATATATGTGATCACCGTGTCGATGTCAGGTAAGTGTCATATCTGTGTCATCTCAACACCACGTGAAAAAATGAGCGAACAtacaaaaaatacaaaaatatcaGAAATACTTAAATTAACATGAATAACTAAAACTAGGAAAACATAAACGAAGGGGATAAATTTTCAATTTACCCTAAAACAAAATGGAATTAATTGAGGTGGTTAAACGGTCCACTCAGTCCATAGTGCTACGTTAATCTTATTCAAtcgaaaaaaattgaaatttgatgcTCGGTTACTTTTGAAACGAGAATGTATAGAGGAATGTGAAATTGAGCGAAAAaggtcttttttttttaaagtatataataataataatgataataacaataataataatagatttaTTTTCGGAAAACATGTTTTCAATATTAACAAGTATTGGGATATTCGGTGACTGACAAGTTGGCGAGAAGATGGAATATATCAAGGGCAGGTTATTAATGGTTATGGGCCACAATAATTAGTCAATTGGTTGGAGGCTTGGGCCATGCATAATCCGTTGGACAGCTTGAAGTGTCGTGAAGACTGGAAACTCAAGGCCAAACTATATATATGGTTGGACTCAAGGACTGAAAGAGGCACGACGAAAAAGACGAATCAAGAATCTCCATTGTGATTTGTGATCGCTTGACAGAAGACGACAGAGAGAGAGTCGAAGGTAGTTGAGTGAATAATCTCAATTATAATTCAACTTTGACTATTGGTTATGTACTAGCTTGTTAATCTCTAGTCTGTTATATTAATACAAGAAAGATGCAATTCTTCCGGGGATGGAGACTATTGAAAGCCGAACCACGTAACTCGATCGTTTTTTCTCTTTGGGTTTTCATAGCTTTGACTCGTTGTTATTGCATGTGAAGTGCACTGTGATTCTTGATCGGTTATTTCTAACAAGTATATATTGGCTAAGCTTCGATTCGAGCTTAAGTAAACAAAAGAAACATTACAATTTTATGGGATAAAATTAaaacttgtttttttttatgggGGGAAAAAATTTGTAGTAGAGGATTTGTGGGAGTTGGTGGCCCGGCCGGCAATTCGAACAACAACGTAGGGTTTAGAGCACCATTTTAAACCTAGATTAACTTAATAGATTGCCGGACATGTGTTGTATTTCCATTTTctaacatattttatttgcCTAATTCTTCCAACCTtgtcatattttaaaatttttaatctgCAAACTGTCTTTATTCATTTTTACTTTGAAAAGATATATATGGAGTTTTGGAACCATGAAATATTTGAAGCCCAGTTCTAGCTCGTAGGCCCGTCCCAGAGTGTATCAAAATTTCAGTACACAGGAGACGATAATGGAATAGCCAATATacaattttgttttattttattttatttttgaaaaaaaaacctTATTCAGAAAATATATTGCAAGCGCagacaaatatatataatataaattaaaattatttattgcattgcctaatatatatttgtttaatttggACGAGAAAAGTTGGCCGGGGAGGGGCTCCTTCCCATCTTTTCCAACTACACATTTTATACTATCATTTCCTCCATATTTATATGTCAACGACGTCTGGTATTGTTATAAACGTTTCCTAATattgttattttgaaaaaataagtTTTCTATAATATATTGGGTATAAGTTTAGGTTAATTTGTTTTCGGGATGAAGGAGAATAATTTACTGTAATAATCAGATtgtactattcatgatctaAAACAAATACTAATTTATATTAATGTAGAATTCAATTCGCTCTATTAATATGCACAAAAACATgaagttttcttttaaaaataaaataaaatgtaaagGTCTTTTACAACCTTCTGAAATATCATACAAGCATAAAACTCCATCTGTTAAATTAAATGTATTCTTAAAATAAGGGTCATTTGCCCCATTTTCAGGGTTTTTACCCTGACTTTCAAAAAATACAagattttcaaatattattaatttcacATAAGGGgttatgtgttttttttttttttggagatATTTTCAAAGAGGTGCAAAATGCCCATAAATTCCATCGTGTCTTTATACTTGACAAAATTTTGAAAGAAGAAAGTGGTTGGTTATAAAGAAAGTCAAGGTTACGGGTGAAGCACGATTTCTACAAATGATTGACTGCATATATGTGtgtacgtgtatatatatatatatatatatatatacccgtAAGGATCCGGATCATGGATGACCCAGATCAAAACCAATATTCCGGATATTCTCGACGTTAGCCGGGCATTTCTTCTCTTCACAGGCAATCGAGAGCCCGAGCCTTCATACAAGCACTCGGGTACCTTACACCCGGGACACCTCGAGAATTAAACCGCACTCGAGTGTGATTGATACGGGCTGTCTAATCTATCAGAGCAACATGAGTTTAGAGTATTCTAGAAGTCATCAGAAGTTATAGTATGGGCAGCCGACTTACCATAATTAGTAGGTAGAATGGAAAACAAGGTACCTACCACCTTTTCTTTCCTATAAATAGTAGGTATGCACCTTCTTTAAAGAATTCTGAATCTTTGAACTCTCAAGCACTCACATATATCCTAACATATTCGCggattatttcatcctacccctgcaggcactgcctgcaggggtacatccaagggccagaattttttTTGGCccagttttatttttttttaattttttttttccccatGAGGTGGAATCTCAACCACTCATATGGGGTGTGGGCACTGCCCCTACACCCATAATCGAACTAACCCATATTCGCTTGTGTTCATATTCAACCTGCTGCCTTAAGAATCGAAGTGCCTACGCCGGACACTCCTCCGACACCTATTCACGAGTTCTTTTCTTGTTTGCAGGTGTTATCGAagccatgtatatatatatatatatatatatatatatatatatatatatatatatatatatatatatatatatatatatatatatatatatcgtatTAAAAAAAGACACGAAGCCAGTCGAGGAACCGGCCAGGATGAGTGGATGACCCGTCACTTAAAGTGGTCCATCAAGTATTTTACCAATTCCATTATTCAACTCTTTCAAGCTGCTCAAGATAACTGGTCCACAAGGTATTTGGAATCCGAATGTATTTAGACCACAAGTGACGGACAAGTTGGGATAAAGTACTGTTTAATTCTATCCCAAAAGAAAATTCTAACCTCATTGAATAGATACTTCAGTTTGATTTTATGACTTGGATATTGTACCATCTGAAATCAATCTtaattttcatgttttcatataaattaaattaaattttaaattatgtaaATTAGAGTTTGTGATATTATTTAGGGAAATTTTCGATTTTGGTCAGGTGTCTATTTGTCTTTTTACGAGTTTGGTCATCTATGCTGTAAAATTTCGGTCTTAGTCCgatatttttgttttctttttcacaattttagtcattttgaCATGATGTTAATAAGGTCCTTACATATGCAGTGCGATATCCGTATTCACCatgaaaaatgaataaaatagtaaaaaaatagaAAGATACAAGACTAACTCGATTTCGCTAATATAGATTACCAAAATTGTAAATATGGATTAATGAGTAGTGGACATAGGAATATGGATTGTATCGATGAAACTAATAAAAGAAAATTGCAGGTAAATAATACTAAACCCAGACATATGTAaatgtaaatttttatttatagttTACAAGTGCGAACatctataaaaatataaaattattatttaagttaACACCAATAAGTTTTagctttaaaataataaatttcgcTATAAGAAATAGAGAACAAAAGTTCCAAAATTTTATTAACGTAGAACAACACATatctataaaaatataaaaccattgtttatataaaaaattgacgtttttttaatcaaaaactATAATTAATGGTATATAACTCTTCGAATATATTGAATCTGAATATATAATCTATAATCTCCTCATGTTCTGCATATACGTACATGGCAGGGTGTGTGAGCTTATCGATCCATTGTTAGTTTGTGACATATCCCATAAATAGAAGCTTTTTGAGAAAATAGTCCAAGATTTTTTTTCCCGACTGTTTGAACTTATCCcgattttgaaaaattatacaATATAATATGTAGTTTATGctgatattattataatataaattactTTTACTAATGCttatcaaaataaattaatgGGAAAAAAAACTTGGTCCATGAATTTCGCTATTTTATATTTTAGTCCGCTGAGTTTTGATGCataccttttttctttttttttgaatttcacTTATATTTCGACGGAGAGCTGAAATGACAACGAAAAATTTGATATGACACCGAAACGTTGAAGTGACATCGAAAAATTATGATGTAGCATATGATATTATCGACTTGTCATATGTCACGTAAGTAATTAGATCAAAATGAATGAAATTAAAAGATAAtgtatcaaaactaaaattggAAATATTAGAtaatcaaaacaaaaatttgaaTAAGTTAATGggaaaaaaacttattttttacCTAAATTTGTGCAGTTATAATTTCgggaattcaaatttgaactttcaattatttaaaaatttactaGTTCAAATGGAATTGTCTGGACAACAGTGAACATTGATCCAGTCAGTCCACTCTCTCGCAAGCtatcatagaaatgtcaaatgAACCCCACAAAATTACGTTCTCTTCAGGtttgaatttttctttttcttttttttaaaagaatacTTAGAGCCGCAACTCGCATTAATTACGATTAAGtcaaattatgtattgattgatattattaaattaaaaagaaaacccTAGTGATGGATGCCACCAGCTTATAAATCAGAGACCTCCTCCACAGCCAAGAACACAGCAAAACAAAACCCTTCCTTTCCTTTCTTCTTTTTTAGAATATTCTGACAAAATCCTTGCTGGCGAATTATCTTGAAATGGAAAACGTTCAAACATATGGTCGTTTCTCGAGCTGCAGAGGCGTGGCTTTCGAAATTAAACCCCATGCAGATTTATTCGCCATTCCTGCTCCGCCCACAAACCTACAACGCAACAGCAGTAGTCGCAGATCTCGGCTTCCATGGGGGAATTTTTCTGTAGTTTTTCCATCTGCACATATCATAGAGAGGTCCATAAGCCGAACAAGCAGCCATTTTTGTGATCTCGAAGATGAGGACGATGAAGATGTTGACACTCTTGTGGATATTGAGGAAGGCCACGAAGAAGAGAAAGTAGTGCAGGAGCTGCTTCCTCTTCCACCAACCTTCAGCAAACGGGAGAATCAGCCGCCGAAATCCGAAGCTGCTGCCAAGAAACAGGCGCCGAATACGAGGCTCTCTGTTATACTTCTTGATCAAGGGCTTTTCACTGTATACAAACAGCTTTTTGTCGTTTGCTTGCTTCTGAATATCACAGGCCTTGTTCTTGCAGCCACTGGTAAATTCCCATATGCAAGAAGCAGGGCTGCTTTATTCTCGGTTGCCAATATATTTGCTTTGATTCTATGCCGGAGCGAAGCGTTTTTGAGGATTGTATTTTGGCTGGCAGTTAACGTTCTAGGGTGGTCTTTTGTTCCTTTGCGAATCAAGACTATTACCACTTCTTTACTACAATCTGTTGGAGGAATACACAGTAGCTGTGGAGTTTCCTCAATTGCATGGCTGATTTATGCACTAGTTCTCACTCTCAAAGACAGGGAAAACACGTCCCCAAAAATCATTTGCGTTTCATTCGCCATTCTTACACTTCTGTGCATGTCTGTTCTGGCAGCGTTCCCCCTCGTCCGCCACCTCCATCACAACGTGTTTGAGCGAACTCATCGATTTGCCGGTT
Encoded here:
- the LOC140836754 gene encoding protein INCREASED PETAL GROWTH ANISOTROPY 1-like isoform X2, translated to MVAGKVKAAMGLPPNSKPKPDLSQKPPLLSPPSSANKQKLQKGSVPAGAGFSRSFGVYFPRASAQVQPRLHSEDELLRAIEELREKESRLRTEILEQKLLKESVAIVPVLENEISSKDLEIRRSKAMIECLESENERLRAENEFLHMELAKHNHKYTEKIKCMQAELADIKIAVAENQREREEASSSLTTTKLIDVTNNYKSCVTVKSLRKCKTQNHVLGNFFESGMSVHANIETEIVKKDEFVGVGEEITERPRHSWCNSEEIPETSDGLIGSRSRAPRVPKPPPRPSSALLSSISSTSTSAISSSVSSPSCGSLSDSADRALPEIYCIPPPPPPPPPPIRHKTVPPPPPPPPPARGLRKAPEKVRRIPEVVEFYHSLMRRESNTRRDAGGGPADGLAAGATTKDMIGEIENRSAHLLAIKTDVETQGDFIRFLIKEVECAAFADIEDVVPFVKWLDDELSYLVDERAVLKHFGWPEQKADALREAAFGYCDLKKMESEASAFHAAPGQPCFHALKKMQSLFDKLEHGVHNLSRVRESATKRYKVFQIPVNWMLDTGFVVQVIPEH
- the LOC140836754 gene encoding protein INCREASED PETAL GROWTH ANISOTROPY 1-like isoform X1, with product MVAGKVKAAMGLPPNSKPKPDLSQKPPLLSPPSSANKQKLQKGSVPAGAGFSRSFGVYFPRASAQVQPRLHSEDELLRAIEELREKESRLRTEILEQKLLKESVAIVPVLENEISSKDLEIRRSKAMIECLESENERLRAENEFLHMELAKHNHKYTEKIKCMQAELADIKIAVAENQREREEASSSLTTTKLIDVTNNYKSCVTVKSLRKCKTQNHVLGNFFESGMSVHANIETEIVKKDEFVGVGEEITERPRHSWCNSEEIPETSDGLIGSRSRAPRVPKPPPRPSSALLSSISSTSTSAISSSVSSPSCGSLSDSADRALPEIYCIPPPPPPPPPPIRHKTVPPPPPPPPPARGLRKAPEKVRRIPEVVEFYHSLMRRESNTRRDAGGGPADGLAAGATTKDMIGEIENRSAHLLAIKTDVETQGDFIRFLIKEVECAAFADIEDVVPFVKWLDDELSYLVDERAVLKHFGWPEQKADALREAAFGYCDLKKMESEASAFHAAPGQPCFHALKKMQSLFDKLEHGVHNLSRVRESATKRYKVFQIPVNWMLDTGFVVQIKLASVKLAVKYMKRVLAELELIGGGGSPEEEELIVQGVKFAFRVHQFAGGFDVETMKTFQELRDKARWCNIQCHNQPQPKLVCRSSSAAL
- the LOC140836018 gene encoding adenylate-forming reductase 03009, producing the protein MENVQTYGRFSSCRGVAFEIKPHADLFAIPAPPTNLQRNSSSRRSRLPWGNFSVVFPSAHIIERSISRTSSHFCDLEDEDDEDVDTLVDIEEGHEEEKVVQELLPLPPTFSKRENQPPKSEAAAKKQAPNTRLSVILLDQGLFTVYKQLFVVCLLLNITGLVLAATGKFPYARSRAALFSVANIFALILCRSEAFLRIVFWLAVNVLGWSFVPLRIKTITTSLLQSVGGIHSSCGVSSIAWLIYALVLTLKDRENTSPKIICVSFAILTLLCMSVLAAFPLVRHLHHNVFERTHRFAGWTSLVLLWLFVILTISYDPGTKSYRDDLGSRLMKSQEFWFTVAITCLTIVPWITVRRVPVWVSSPSSHASIIKFDGGVKAGLLGRISPSPFSEWHAFGIISDNKKEHMMLAGAVGDYTKSLVSNPPTHLWVRQVHFVGLPYLTNMYSRVLLVATGSGICVFLSFLIQPCKADVCVLWVTKNVEQNFGKEIKEWVSGHPKEKVIVHDTAVLGRPNISQLSVDTARIWGAEVVLVTSNPEGSRDIVDTCKANGIAAFGPIWDS